In a genomic window of Onychostoma macrolepis isolate SWU-2019 chromosome 08, ASM1243209v1, whole genome shotgun sequence:
- the si:dkey-191c17.2 gene encoding uncharacterized protein si:dkey-191c17.2, with translation MFLNTTRADKSPKVFEDSMQVPVKMEYELGEQTEHRLKEMGARCVGETLDVEYYYDTDSFQLASTQTWLNQHNGQWGLILAEEQQLNHAQSYHTKKLEAGHSEEKKSKILHSSHEEKSETGAAFGETSSDECSEKVMSKSQVQRTSSDTSLTYTELSDPCSIMLHLSKCLQLPLTLTEMKSMTMKNFLNLAQIQMYDSWTRSSTVKYSLPVGFSLVVERNYRIPTKTDSAFLMMNADVLSISSELEKMDRLCKELGLKPKASSGEQL, from the coding sequence ATGTTTCTAAATACAACAAGAGCGGATAAAAGCCCTAAAGTGTTTGAAGACAGCATGCAAGTTCCAGTAAAGATGGAGTATGAGCTGGGAGAGCAGACAGAGCATCGCCTCAAGGAAATGGGCGCCCGTTGTGTGGGGGAAACCTTAGACGTAGAGTACTACTACGATACTGACAGCTTCCAACTGGCTTCTACGCAGACCTGGTTGAATCAGCATAACGGCCAATGGGGACTGATCCTGGCAGAAGAACAGCAGCTTAATCACGCTCAATCATACCACACCAAAAAGTTGGAAGCTGGACAttctgaagaaaagaaaagcaaaatacTCCACTCATCACATGAAGAAAAATCAGAAACAGGTGCTGCCTTTGGAGAAACATCTAGCGATGAGTGTTCTGAGAAGGTCATGTCCAAAAGCCAAGTTCAGAGAACATCCTCAGATACATCTCTGACATACACAGAACTAAGTGACCCATGCTCCATCATGCTGCATCTCTCAAAGTGTCTCCAGCTCCCTCTGACCCTCActgaaatgaaaagtatgaCTATGAAGAACTTCTTAAACTTGGCCCAGATCCAGATGTATGACAGCTGGACCAGGAGCAGCACAGTGAAGTACTCTCTGCCTGTTGGTTTCTCACTGGTGGTGGAGAGAAACTACAGAATTCCCACTAAAACTGATTCTGCATTTTTGATGATGAATGCTGATGTGCTGAGCATAAGCAGTGAGCTGGAAAAGATGGATCGGCTGTGTAAAGAACTAGGCCTAAAACCAAAGGCAAGCTCAGGTGAACAATTATAA